A region from the Coffea eugenioides isolate CCC68of chromosome 9, Ceug_1.0, whole genome shotgun sequence genome encodes:
- the LOC113782836 gene encoding potassium channel KAT1-like — MLFSYAKNFLKRFCVDDYLLNAKTDSCFFSTDLLPSLGVRINQATKLRKRIISPFNPRYRAWEMFLVILVIYSAWISPFEFAFLTYKQDALSIFDNIVNTFFAIDIFLTFFVAYLDSESYLLVDNPKAIAVRYISTWFIFDVCSTVPFQSISLLFTHHSGGLGFKVLSMLRLWRLRRVSSLFARLEKDIRFSYFWTRCTKLVSVTLFAVHCAGCFYYMIAARYPDPKGTWIGSVYPNFKELSLWDRYVTAIYWSIVTLTTTGYGDFHAENPREMLFDIFYMLFNLGLTSYIIGNMTNLVVHWTSRTRNFRDTVRAASEFAKRNQLPPRIQDQMLAHVCLKFKTEGLKQEETLNGLPKAIRLSIAHYLFFPIVQSVYLFQGVSYDFIFQLVPEMEAEYFPPKEDVILQNETPTDLYILVSGAVDLIAKVDGHDQVLGKAVTGEIFGEIAVLCGRPQPFTVRTTEVSQLLRLNRTALMNMLQANAEDKHVTLDNLFQKFKGSGSLGYTEQQTDGLVHSDWLHGGPKGATQMHAGHENTLHANLETLNMVDCNIRSSEAMKEKQLGYCCDSSKYGENMELTDDDGQTAPIKAVCEGHLEMVKILLERGICVNKQDATALTPIALAEQEANKRIYGLSSSNKNREKPDEHKMELLVPEKAKITGIGPFKPTKIRPPNCPKLFHRNPIDISSSNIKCLSHSDITEFTRKRVTLYMKIQQHNTGQKLLGKLILLPDSVEEVLRIAGDKFGGQNFTKVQNAEDAEIEDVNVIRDGDHLFFSS, encoded by the exons ATGTTGTTTTCCTATGCTAAAAACTTCCTTAAACGGTTTTGTGTTGATGACTACCTACTGAATGCAAAAACTGACAGTTGTTTCTTCTCTACCGATCTACTCCCATCTCTTGGAGTCCGAATCAACCAAGCAACCAAACTACGAAAACGCATAATTTCACCATTCAATCCTCGTTATAG GGCTTGGGAAATGTTTCTGGTTATCCTGGTTATTTACTCGGCCTGGATATCGCCCTTTGAGTTCGCATTCCTGACTTACAAGCAAGATGCATTGTCCATTTTTGACAACATTGTCAACACCTTCTTTGCCATTGACATCTTTCTCACATTCTTCGTAGCATACCTTGATAGCGAATCTTATCTGCTTGTTGATAATCCCAAAGCAATAGCCGTCAG GTATATATCCACCTGGTTCATTTTTGATGTCTGCTCCACCGTGCCATTTCAATCCATTAGCCTCCTTTTCACACATCATAGCGGCGGTCTTGGGTTTAAAGTTCTCAGCATGCTCAGACTTTGGCGTCTCCGAAGAGTCAGCTCACTTTTTGCCAG ATTAGAGAAGGACATTCGATTCAGCTACTTCTGGACACGATGCACAAAACTCGTCTCA GTAACATTATTTGCAGTGCATTGTGCTGGATGCTTTTACTATATGATTGCAGCTAGATATCCGGATCCCAAAGGAACTTGGATAGGTTCAGTGTACCCAAATTTCAAAGAACTAAGTCTCTGGGATAGATATGTGACTGCAATATATTGGTCTATTGTGACACTAACTACAACTGGTTATGGGGACTTCCATGCCGAGAACCCACGAGAGATGCTGTTTGATATCTTTTATATGCTATTCAACTTGGGATTGACTTCTTATATCATAGGAAACATGACGAATCTTGTAGTTCACTGGACCAGCCGTACTAGGAACTTC AGGGATACAGTTAGAGCAGCTTCAGAGTTTGCAAAAAGAAATCAGTTACCCCCGCGTATACAAGATCAAATGTTAGCCCACGTATGCCTTAAGTTCAAAACAGAGGGCctaaaacaagaagaaaccTTGAATGGCCTCCCCAAAGCCATCCGTTTAAGCATTGCTCACTACTTATTTTTCCCCATCGTCCAAAGCGTGTACCTTTTCCAGGGCGTTTCATATGATTTCATCTTCCAATTG GTTCCTGAAATGGAAGCAGAATACTTTCCTCCCAAGGAAGATGTTATACTGCAGAATGAGACCCCAACAGATCTGTACATATTAGTTTCTGGTGCAGTG GATTTGATAGCCAAAGTTGATGGCCATGATCAG GTTCTTGGAAAGGCTGTCACAGGGGAAATCTTTGGAGAAATAGCTGTTTTGTGTGGAAGACCCCAGCCGTTCACTGTTAGAACCACTGAAGTTTCTCAACTACTACGACTCAACAGGACTGCATTGATGAATATGCTTCAAGCAAATGCAGAAGATAAACATGTAACTTTGGACAATCTTTTTCAG AAATTCAAAGGTTCGGGAAGCTTAGGCTACACTGAGCAGCAAACTGATGGTCTGGTACACAGTGACTGGCTTCATGGAGGACCAAAAGGAGCAACTCAGATGCATGCTGGCCATGAAAATACTCTGCATGCCAATTTAGAGACATTGAATATGGTGGATTGCAATATTCGTAGTTCAGAAGCTATGAAGGAGAAACAACTAGGATATTGTTGTGATAGCAGTAAATATGGTGAGAATATGGAGTTAACGGATGATGATGGCCAAACTGCACCCATTAAAGCTGTTTGCGAGGGTCACCTTGAAATGGTTAAAATTTTGCTAGAAAGAGGGATATGTGTCAACAAACAAGATGCAACAGCACTGACACCGATTGCTCTAGCAGAACAAGAAGCAAACAAAAGAATATACGGCCTTTCCTCCAgtaacaaaaacagagaaaaaccAGATGAGCACAAAATGGAGCTTCTTGTACCTGAAAAGGCAAAAATAACAGGGATAGGTCCATTTAAACCAACCAAAATTAGGCCACCGAACTGTCCCAAACTTTTCCACAGAAATCCAATAGATATTAGCTCAAGTAATATTAAATGTCTGAGTCATAGTGATATTACAGAATTCACCAGGAAGAGAGTCACCCTTTATATGAAGATTCAACAACATAACACAGGGCAGAAGCTGTTAGGGAAGCTAATACTCCTACCAGATTCAGTGGAAGAAGTGCTCAGGATAGCAG GTGACAAATTTGGAGGTCAGAACTTCACAAAAGTTCAAAATGCAGAAGATGCAGAAATAGAAGACGTAAATGTCATCCGGGATGGTGACCATTTGTTTTTCAGCTCCTAG